The proteins below come from a single Zhouia spongiae genomic window:
- a CDS encoding Lrp/AsnC family transcriptional regulator, translating to MIKDDINWSILMLLQEDARLSNAEIGRRVGLSSPAVAERIKKMEDLGIIKGYRADITHTTTGHRLKAIVTLKVFTGRLKPFLEVVKGYKEVINCYRITGVENIIMEVILYDQQHLEEFIDRVIQYGETKTHIILSNVIENRPISGRRRVLK from the coding sequence ATGATAAAGGATGATATAAACTGGTCCATCCTGATGTTACTTCAGGAGGATGCGAGGCTGTCAAATGCAGAAATCGGCCGGCGTGTGGGGCTTTCTTCCCCGGCTGTAGCGGAGCGAATAAAAAAGATGGAAGATTTGGGAATCATCAAAGGTTACAGGGCTGATATAACACATACCACCACAGGGCACAGGTTGAAAGCAATCGTTACATTAAAAGTGTTTACAGGGAGGTTAAAACCATTTCTTGAAGTAGTGAAGGGGTATAAAGAAGTTATTAATTGCTACAGGATCACCGGAGTGGAAAATATTATTATGGAGGTAATATTGTATGATCAGCAACATCTGGAAGAGTTTATAGACCGGGTAATTCAATACGGGGAGACAAAAACGCATATTATATTGTCTAACGTAATCGAAAACCGGCCTATATCTGGTAGAAGAAGGGTGTTAAAGTGA
- a CDS encoding MDR family MFS transporter: MKKIYQGYISSFEGLSKEVWWLALITLINRAGTMVIPFLSLYLTKSLNFTLGDVGWIMTAFGLGSVVGSWLGGKLTDTIGYYKVMAGSLILSSLMFISLQFYQSFWSICFGVFLTILVADTFRPAIFVALNAYSKPKNKTRSLTLIRLAINLGFSVGPAVGGIIITTLDYSGLFWIDGITCFFAGLLLLYILNPKKARIIDEVKTVDDPQSAYSDFPYWIFFFAMGLFGFIFLQYFSTVPIFYEKVHGLSEYEIGLLLGMNGFVIFLLEMPLVKYFETKGWSHIANMLFGVFLTTISMLVLNMGEWVGILVFGMLFMTIGEMIAFPFSNAFALKRAKKGNAGEYMALYSIAFSFSHIFGHNSGLQLIESFGFEVTWYVMTGLGIVCCMLLFILRKKIRSEEETTAEKVVKLKSL, from the coding sequence ATGAAAAAGATTTACCAGGGATACATATCCTCCTTTGAAGGTCTATCGAAAGAAGTTTGGTGGCTGGCCTTGATCACACTTATAAACAGGGCCGGAACCATGGTGATACCCTTTCTCTCCTTATATCTGACCAAAAGCCTGAATTTTACTCTGGGTGATGTCGGGTGGATTATGACAGCATTTGGGCTTGGCTCTGTAGTCGGCTCATGGCTGGGCGGGAAACTGACAGATACTATTGGCTATTACAAGGTCATGGCAGGCAGTCTTATTTTATCTAGTTTAATGTTTATTTCTTTGCAGTTCTATCAATCTTTCTGGAGTATCTGTTTCGGTGTGTTTTTAACCATACTGGTAGCAGATACGTTCAGGCCTGCCATATTTGTAGCATTGAATGCGTACAGCAAACCAAAAAACAAAACGCGATCCCTGACATTGATCCGTTTAGCTATCAACCTGGGGTTTTCTGTAGGACCGGCTGTTGGCGGGATTATTATAACCACTTTGGATTATTCAGGTCTATTCTGGATAGATGGGATTACCTGCTTTTTTGCCGGCCTGTTACTCCTGTATATCCTGAACCCTAAAAAGGCCAGAATCATTGATGAGGTTAAAACTGTAGACGATCCCCAATCTGCTTACAGCGATTTTCCTTACTGGATCTTTTTCTTTGCAATGGGCTTGTTTGGTTTTATTTTTTTACAATACTTTTCTACGGTTCCTATATTTTATGAAAAAGTACACGGCCTTTCAGAGTATGAAATAGGGCTGTTGCTCGGCATGAATGGGTTTGTTATATTTTTACTCGAAATGCCATTAGTGAAGTATTTTGAAACTAAGGGATGGTCTCATATCGCCAACATGCTATTCGGGGTTTTTCTGACAACCATCAGCATGCTCGTATTAAATATGGGCGAATGGGTCGGCATCCTTGTTTTTGGGATGCTGTTCATGACTATAGGTGAAATGATAGCTTTTCCTTTTTCAAATGCATTTGCCCTCAAAAGAGCAAAAAAGGGGAACGCCGGGGAGTATATGGCCCTGTATAGTATTGCCTTTTCTTTTTCCCATATTTTCGGGCATAACTCGGGCTTACAGCTAATAGAATCGTTCGGATTTGAAGTTACCTGGTACGTCATGACCGGACTTGGGATAGTGTGTTGTATGTTACTCTTCATCTTAAGAAAAAAGATCAGATCGGAAGAAGAGACAACAGCAGAAAAGGTCGTTAAGCTAAAATCACTTTAA
- a CDS encoding DUF1684 domain-containing protein, translating to MRAIFITLMVLVTACKSDKKYHNVTDRPDAISEVSDVISNIREFQKKLNEEFHNPETSPLSDKDRSGFSGLDFFPVDTSYTVTAKLVFTPDAESFFMPTTTDRKTEEKLYAVAYFKVNGLSYSLNIYQSMELLRTDEYKDYLFLPFADQTNGRTTYGGGRYIDLRVPEGDEIVIDFNKAYNPYCAYNKKYSCPIVPKENSLPLAVMAGVKKFK from the coding sequence ATGAGAGCGATATTCATTACACTTATGGTTTTGGTTACTGCATGTAAGTCTGATAAGAAGTATCATAATGTGACGGACAGGCCGGATGCGATTTCGGAAGTATCGGATGTTATAAGTAATATCCGAGAGTTTCAAAAAAAGTTAAACGAAGAATTCCATAATCCGGAAACATCGCCCTTATCGGATAAGGACAGAAGTGGTTTTTCAGGACTGGACTTTTTTCCAGTTGATACATCGTATACCGTTACTGCAAAACTGGTTTTTACGCCGGATGCTGAATCATTTTTTATGCCTACGACCACTGATAGGAAAACGGAGGAAAAACTATATGCCGTAGCTTATTTTAAAGTTAACGGACTTTCATACAGTTTAAATATTTATCAGAGTATGGAGTTGCTCAGGACCGATGAATATAAAGATTATCTGTTTCTCCCTTTTGCCGATCAGACCAATGGAAGAACTACATACGGAGGAGGACGGTATATAGACTTAAGGGTTCCTGAGGGTGATGAGATTGTGATCGATTTTAACAAGGCGTATAATCCTTATTGTGCTTATAATAAAAAGTATTCGTGTCCCATTGTTCCTAAAGAGAACAGTTTGCCTTTAGCTGTCATGGCCGGGGTTAAAAAATTTAAGTAA
- a CDS encoding porin encodes MKAMLNANFGKILFFSMLFAGTFNTTAQVSKKFTFSGSIDAYFRQNIGGPNGSDAIAPATSFANLNGFALGMANLVAGYESKKIGFVADLVFGPRGEDAVFNSPLYTPEGGSSRIVNQLYAYWNVSENITFTLGNFNTFLGYEVISPVANFNYSTSYMFSYGPFSHTGIKADFQLNEELSLMLAVMNSTDFTEFNPDGKYTAGLQLGYKGQFLNVLYGKQPSYDNTGTLIAGTEPTFQIDYTGGFDLTDLFYLGLNTSYNITDGAGFYGLALYPQYKTSENFSLGLRGEYFSVFGNGLDEVIGLDNEGDGHVFTATITGNYTLGNLRLKPELRIDTASEDSFLNSDLEPAKSLSSFLVAAIFSF; translated from the coding sequence ATGAAAGCAATGCTTAATGCAAATTTCGGAAAAATTCTATTTTTCTCTATGCTATTTGCCGGAACTTTTAACACCACTGCACAGGTAAGTAAAAAATTCACATTCAGCGGAAGCATAGATGCCTATTTCAGGCAAAATATCGGGGGACCGAATGGTAGCGATGCCATTGCCCCCGCAACATCTTTTGCCAACCTGAATGGTTTTGCCCTGGGAATGGCCAATCTTGTAGCCGGCTACGAAAGTAAAAAGATTGGTTTTGTAGCCGACCTGGTCTTTGGCCCCAGAGGTGAAGACGCTGTATTTAACTCTCCTTTATACACCCCGGAAGGGGGATCAAGTCGAATCGTCAACCAACTATACGCCTATTGGAATGTCTCTGAAAATATCACTTTTACACTAGGTAATTTCAACACCTTTTTAGGTTACGAGGTTATTTCTCCTGTTGCAAATTTTAACTACAGCACCTCCTATATGTTTTCATACGGACCGTTCTCACATACAGGCATAAAGGCCGATTTTCAACTTAATGAAGAACTCAGCCTGATGCTCGCCGTAATGAATAGCACAGACTTCACCGAATTCAATCCGGACGGTAAATACACGGCAGGTTTACAACTAGGCTATAAAGGTCAGTTTTTAAATGTACTTTACGGAAAACAACCATCATACGATAACACCGGAACTCTTATTGCAGGTACTGAGCCTACTTTCCAAATAGACTATACCGGAGGGTTCGATCTTACAGATCTGTTTTACCTCGGTCTAAACACCTCTTACAATATTACAGACGGAGCCGGTTTTTACGGCTTGGCACTTTATCCTCAATACAAAACTTCAGAAAACTTTAGCCTAGGCCTGAGAGGTGAATATTTTTCGGTCTTCGGTAATGGCCTCGACGAAGTCATAGGCCTTGATAATGAAGGTGATGGTCATGTTTTCACAGCAACAATAACCGGAAATTACACCTTGGGGAACTTGCGTCTAAAACCTGAACTAAGAATAGATACAGCTTCCGAAGACTCCTTTTTAAACAGTGACCTGGAACCGGCAAAAAGCTTATCATCCTTCTTAGTTGCTGCTATATTCAGTTTCTGA
- a CDS encoding ammonium transporter → METLLTTNNVWMMICTGLVFIMHLGFGFLEIGLTRQKNTINILFKNIFILTVGLLLYCLVGFNLMYPGEFNGFLGFAGIGLQSPITAEGLDLSYNEGYTYWTDFLFQGMFAATAATIVSGAVAERIKIVPFMIFTVIYVGLVYPIAGSWKWGGGFLDKMGFYDFAGSTLVHSVGGWAAIIAIALLGARIGKFKEDGKPGAIPGHNIPLAMGGVLILWLGWFGFNGGSVLSADPALTSLVLVTTCLAAAAGGVASFLVSTALYKKYDLTMFLNGILGGLVGITAGADLMNPTDAILIGLIAGAIIVFGVALIDKLKLDDPVGAVAVHLICGIWGTLAVGIFGSKAGFTQFFVQLEGAAVYAAFCCSTAFIILYTLKKTVGIRVSKEEELEGLDNFEHGMEAYPEMSTTSTEVKSSLMMNS, encoded by the coding sequence ATGGAAACATTACTAACAACGAACAATGTCTGGATGATGATCTGCACAGGACTTGTATTTATTATGCATCTGGGATTTGGATTTTTAGAAATCGGGCTTACCAGACAAAAGAATACGATTAACATTTTATTTAAAAACATATTCATACTAACTGTCGGGCTATTATTATACTGCCTTGTCGGATTTAATTTAATGTATCCGGGAGAATTCAACGGGTTTTTAGGATTTGCCGGGATAGGACTTCAATCCCCTATAACCGCAGAAGGCCTGGACCTAAGCTATAATGAAGGTTATACGTACTGGACAGATTTTCTCTTTCAGGGAATGTTTGCCGCTACTGCAGCCACTATAGTTTCCGGAGCGGTAGCCGAACGTATCAAGATTGTCCCCTTCATGATATTCACCGTTATTTACGTAGGATTGGTATACCCGATTGCCGGTTCCTGGAAGTGGGGAGGTGGCTTTCTTGACAAAATGGGTTTTTATGATTTTGCCGGGTCTACGTTGGTTCATTCCGTTGGTGGATGGGCCGCAATAATAGCCATTGCGCTTTTGGGAGCCCGAATCGGAAAATTCAAAGAAGATGGCAAACCCGGAGCCATACCCGGTCACAACATCCCATTAGCCATGGGGGGGGTCCTCATCTTGTGGCTGGGGTGGTTTGGATTTAACGGCGGGTCAGTACTTTCTGCTGATCCCGCGCTAACATCACTGGTATTGGTCACTACCTGTTTGGCCGCAGCAGCCGGCGGAGTTGCCTCTTTCTTAGTATCAACCGCACTGTATAAAAAATATGACCTGACCATGTTTTTAAATGGTATTTTGGGTGGGCTCGTTGGTATCACTGCCGGAGCTGATCTCATGAACCCTACTGATGCCATTCTCATAGGTTTAATCGCCGGTGCCATTATAGTTTTTGGCGTTGCCCTCATTGATAAATTAAAACTAGATGATCCTGTTGGTGCCGTAGCTGTTCATTTAATTTGCGGGATCTGGGGAACCCTGGCAGTAGGCATTTTTGGTAGTAAAGCCGGTTTCACCCAGTTTTTTGTACAACTTGAAGGAGCAGCCGTTTATGCTGCATTTTGCTGCTCAACAGCATTCATCATCCTTTATACCCTCAAGAAAACTGTCGGCATAAGGGTTAGCAAAGAAGAGGAACTTGAAGGACTGGACAATTTTGAACACGGCATGGAAGCCTACCCGGAAATGAGTACGACCTCCACAGAGGTCAAGTCATCACTTATGATGAATAGCTAA
- a CDS encoding P-II family nitrogen regulator — translation MKKIEAIIRKSKFDEVRDALHQIEVNFFSYWDVTGVGNEKHGHVYRGVSYSTSDIQRRFLSIVVSDDFVEKTVETILQSAYTGSVGDGKIFISPIDNTYRIRTKESGEMSLN, via the coding sequence ATGAAAAAAATAGAAGCAATTATCCGGAAATCGAAATTTGATGAAGTCAGAGATGCTTTGCATCAGATCGAAGTAAACTTCTTTAGCTATTGGGACGTCACCGGGGTCGGCAATGAAAAACACGGACATGTCTATCGGGGAGTATCTTATAGCACTTCCGACATACAAAGAAGATTTCTCTCCATCGTCGTTTCTGACGACTTCGTTGAAAAAACTGTCGAGACCATCCTTCAATCAGCTTATACAGGAAGTGTAGGAGATGGTAAAATTTTCATCTCTCCGATAGATAATACCTATCGGATCAGAACCAAGGAGTCGGGCGAAATGTCATTAAATTAA
- the crcB gene encoding fluoride efflux transporter CrcB: MREFLWIFLGGGLGSMARYIVSKLVYTSSHNFPLSTFSVNIIGSLIIGLITGLAAKQTSISHNLLLFAVTGFCGGFTTFSTFALENVSLLREGDYFNFFLYSIGSIISGLLAVLLGFVITKAF, translated from the coding sequence ATGAGAGAATTTTTATGGATTTTTTTAGGTGGCGGACTTGGCAGTATGGCCAGGTACATTGTTAGCAAATTAGTTTATACTTCCAGTCATAATTTTCCCCTCTCCACTTTTTCAGTTAATATAATCGGAAGTTTAATCATCGGACTTATTACAGGTCTGGCTGCTAAGCAGACCAGTATTTCTCATAATTTACTGCTGTTTGCCGTTACCGGGTTCTGCGGCGGCTTTACCACCTTCTCTACCTTTGCCCTCGAAAATGTATCATTACTGAGGGAAGGTGACTATTTCAATTTTTTCCTGTATAGTATTGGATCAATCATAAGCGGATTGCTGGCTGTACTTCTGGGTTTTGTCATCACAAAAGCCTTCTAA
- a CDS encoding SRPBCC family protein, with protein MKIIKYLFFLAVIVIIGASLYIATRHGHFNVYREKVIEAPREVVYNLINDYKKWPEWSPWLAQEPNAKITFSDTTAGVNAFYHWKGDILGEGSIKTIFSNKDSILQKIKFIKPRASNGDVYWQLSPLNPSQSKVVWGMKGELSFTEKAYMLYKGGMEKILAPDLEKGLEKIDSLSNLAIEEYNIIPKGISEYGGGYYLYLTTVTKQSEAAVKMEELFPKIRQYATKNDLSIAGPPFTLYHEWDDLNKTTIFSVCIPIREKVIPSSENEVLCGYIEPGRYFKTVLKGNHKNLKEAWNRASLAVKTNRLTEDPERDLMEVYLSDPNKIPNPADWITEIYVPVKKTLTLQKTF; from the coding sequence ATGAAAATCATTAAGTACTTATTCTTTTTAGCCGTCATCGTAATTATTGGTGCGTCTTTATATATCGCGACAAGGCATGGTCATTTTAACGTATACAGGGAAAAGGTGATAGAAGCTCCTCGTGAGGTTGTTTACAATTTGATTAATGATTATAAAAAATGGCCTGAATGGTCGCCATGGCTGGCACAGGAACCTAATGCCAAAATCACCTTCAGCGATACAACAGCAGGTGTTAATGCCTTTTATCACTGGAAAGGAGATATCCTGGGCGAAGGCTCGATAAAAACAATATTCAGCAATAAGGATTCTATTCTCCAAAAAATTAAATTTATAAAACCAAGAGCTTCCAATGGCGATGTATATTGGCAACTATCCCCGCTCAATCCTTCCCAGTCTAAAGTAGTATGGGGAATGAAGGGGGAGTTGAGTTTTACGGAAAAAGCCTATATGCTTTATAAAGGAGGCATGGAGAAAATTTTGGCTCCGGATCTGGAAAAAGGCCTGGAAAAAATCGACAGTCTGAGCAACTTGGCAATAGAAGAATACAATATAATCCCAAAAGGTATTTCTGAATATGGCGGAGGATACTATTTATATCTGACCACAGTAACAAAACAAAGTGAGGCCGCTGTAAAAATGGAAGAGCTGTTTCCCAAGATCAGACAATATGCAACCAAGAACGACCTTTCGATCGCCGGCCCTCCCTTTACCCTCTATCACGAATGGGATGACCTTAATAAAACAACCATATTTTCAGTATGTATCCCTATAAGAGAAAAAGTAATCCCAAGCTCAGAAAACGAAGTACTTTGTGGGTATATTGAACCGGGACGGTACTTTAAAACTGTTTTGAAAGGAAACCACAAAAACCTGAAAGAAGCATGGAACAGAGCCTCCCTGGCTGTTAAAACCAACAGGTTAACAGAAGACCCTGAAAGAGATCTTATGGAGGTTTACCTGAGTGATCCGAACAAGATTCCCAATCCTGCTGATTGGATCACTGAAATATATGTCCCTGTAAAAAAGACATTAACGCTGCAAAAAACCTTTTAA
- a CDS encoding nucleoside triphosphate pyrophosphohydrolase family protein, translated as MKRKLEAVAEFHNAFGLGISDEPIADLGEGKLDLRYKLMAEENEEYLEAAKNNDLVEVADALGDMLYILCGTILEHGMQHKIEEVFEEIQRSNMSKLDENGKPIYREDGKVMKGPHYFKPDIEKILVK; from the coding sequence ATGAAAAGAAAATTAGAAGCTGTTGCTGAATTTCATAATGCGTTTGGGTTAGGTATTTCGGATGAACCCATAGCTGATCTGGGAGAAGGAAAGCTGGATTTACGCTATAAACTAATGGCTGAAGAAAATGAAGAATACCTGGAAGCAGCTAAAAATAATGATCTGGTGGAGGTGGCTGATGCTTTGGGAGATATGTTATATATATTATGCGGAACTATTCTGGAGCATGGCATGCAACATAAGATCGAAGAGGTTTTTGAAGAGATACAAAGAAGTAATATGAGTAAATTGGATGAAAATGGAAAGCCTATCTACCGGGAAGACGGAAAAGTAATGAAAGGGCCTCATTACTTTAAACCGGATATTGAAAAAATACTGGTTAAATAA
- a CDS encoding branched-chain amino acid aminotransferase translates to MSSTTIKIEVEKATTSKIGQVDFDNLIFGSIFTDHMLVCDYKNGAWETPRVEPYGPLSMDPSAKVFHYGQAIFEGLKAYKADDDSIWLFRPDENHTRMNKSCVRLQMPEIPKEIFFDGLETLLKLDKDWIKKGEGNSLYIRPFMIATESCVSASPSLEYKFLIICSPAQSYFKKGMSGVKVLFAEKYSRAANGGVGFAKCAGNYAGQFYPTHLANEEGYHQVLWTDASSHENLEEAGVMNVFFRVGDKLLTAPTSDRILDGVTRKSVIEIAEDEGIEVEIRTVTVHEIIEAAKAGTLKEMFGSGTAAVISPISGFGYKGEHFDLPEVENKYADLFKKRISDIQSNKAEDKFGWRYKVSE, encoded by the coding sequence ATGAGCAGTACTACAATAAAAATTGAAGTTGAAAAAGCCACTACTTCTAAAATAGGACAAGTTGATTTTGACAATTTGATATTCGGTTCGATTTTTACAGACCACATGCTAGTATGTGATTATAAAAATGGAGCTTGGGAAACGCCAAGAGTTGAGCCATATGGCCCTCTCAGCATGGATCCTTCTGCTAAAGTTTTTCATTACGGACAAGCCATTTTTGAAGGTTTAAAAGCCTACAAGGCTGACGACGACAGTATTTGGTTATTCAGGCCGGATGAGAACCACACAAGAATGAATAAATCTTGTGTGCGTTTACAAATGCCGGAAATACCCAAGGAAATATTTTTTGACGGACTTGAAACGCTTCTTAAACTGGATAAGGATTGGATCAAGAAAGGAGAAGGAAACTCTCTTTACATCCGTCCTTTTATGATTGCCACAGAAAGTTGTGTTTCCGCATCCCCTTCACTGGAATACAAATTTTTAATTATTTGCTCACCGGCTCAATCGTACTTTAAAAAAGGGATGAGCGGTGTTAAAGTATTATTTGCTGAGAAATATAGCAGAGCTGCCAACGGAGGAGTTGGTTTTGCAAAATGTGCAGGTAATTATGCAGGTCAGTTCTATCCTACCCACCTTGCAAATGAAGAGGGATATCACCAGGTTTTATGGACGGACGCCAGCTCACATGAGAACCTTGAAGAAGCAGGAGTTATGAATGTGTTTTTCAGGGTTGGAGACAAATTGTTAACAGCTCCGACCTCCGATAGAATTCTTGACGGGGTAACCCGTAAAAGCGTCATTGAAATTGCTGAAGACGAAGGCATTGAAGTAGAAATTCGCACCGTAACAGTTCACGAAATTATTGAAGCTGCCAAAGCAGGCACATTAAAAGAAATGTTCGGTTCAGGTACGGCTGCCGTTATCAGCCCGATCTCCGGATTTGGGTATAAAGGTGAACATTTTGACCTCCCTGAGGTAGAAAACAAATATGCTGATTTATTTAAAAAACGTATATCAGACATACAGTCCAACAAAGCCGAAGACAAGTTCGGTTGGCGATATAAAGTTTCTGAATAA
- a CDS encoding DUF4920 domain-containing protein: protein MKKVIFLAAFSLFIACKDNEQRKNVEAAKSEAEKVVYNSFGKEIGAERAFDISAMAAEYDKMKTGDTLPLKFKGKVKEVCIKKGCWMKLDLENGQEAMVKFKDYGFFVPKDIVGSEVIVNGAAYIEEMSVEDQKHYAADGGESESEIAKIETPKKTNLFMADGVLIKTK from the coding sequence ATGAAAAAAGTAATTTTTTTAGCGGCGTTTAGCCTGTTTATTGCATGTAAGGATAATGAACAAAGGAAGAATGTTGAAGCAGCAAAAAGTGAAGCAGAAAAAGTGGTTTATAATTCTTTTGGGAAAGAGATAGGTGCTGAAAGGGCTTTTGATATATCAGCTATGGCTGCTGAGTATGATAAAATGAAGACAGGAGATACCTTACCTTTGAAGTTTAAAGGAAAAGTGAAGGAAGTTTGTATAAAGAAGGGGTGTTGGATGAAACTTGACCTTGAAAACGGACAGGAGGCGATGGTTAAGTTTAAAGATTATGGTTTTTTCGTTCCAAAAGATATTGTTGGCAGTGAAGTAATAGTTAATGGTGCTGCATATATAGAAGAGATGTCTGTTGAAGATCAGAAACATTATGCTGCAGATGGGGGAGAAAGCGAAAGTGAGATAGCCAAAATAGAAACTCCGAAGAAAACAAATCTGTTTATGGCCGATGGAGTTTTGATAAAAACCAAGTAG
- the mnmD gene encoding tRNA (5-methylaminomethyl-2-thiouridine)(34)-methyltransferase MnmD, with the protein MKRKIIQTADGSSTIFIEDWDEHYHSKHGAIQEAYHVFIKMGLYHYIESQKPENEVNVLEIGFGTGLNAFITFLEAEKNNLSIQYDGVEGYPVSSDEVSQLNYVELLENKGFKEQFQAMHDGPWEKYIQLSEAFRLKKRKQFFNEIDDNEVFDLIYFDAFGARVQPELWTEEIFQRMHNALKPGGVLVTYAAKGSVRRAMIASGFSVEKLPGPPGKREMLRATR; encoded by the coding sequence TTGAAACGAAAAATAATACAGACTGCAGACGGTTCATCGACGATCTTCATTGAAGACTGGGATGAACATTATCATTCAAAACACGGTGCAATTCAAGAGGCTTACCATGTTTTTATTAAGATGGGGTTATACCATTATATTGAAAGTCAGAAACCTGAAAACGAGGTTAATGTTCTGGAAATCGGATTTGGTACCGGCCTCAATGCTTTTATTACCTTTTTAGAGGCCGAAAAAAATAACTTATCGATTCAATATGACGGAGTCGAGGGATATCCGGTGTCGTCAGACGAAGTGTCGCAGCTTAACTATGTAGAGTTGCTTGAGAATAAAGGTTTTAAAGAACAGTTTCAGGCAATGCATGACGGGCCCTGGGAGAAGTACATTCAGCTAAGTGAGGCATTCAGGTTAAAAAAAAGAAAGCAGTTTTTTAATGAGATTGATGACAACGAAGTCTTTGATCTCATCTATTTTGATGCTTTTGGAGCAAGAGTTCAGCCTGAATTGTGGACAGAAGAAATATTTCAACGGATGCACAATGCATTAAAGCCTGGTGGGGTTCTGGTTACTTATGCTGCGAAGGGGAGTGTCAGAAGGGCAATGATAGCATCGGGTTTTTCGGTAGAAAAGCTTCCCGGACCGCCGGGAAAAAGGGAAATGCTGCGTGCAACCAGATAG
- a CDS encoding TIGR01777 family oxidoreductase produces the protein MRILITGATGLIGREIVKLCRQQGIAVHYLTTDSSKIVSRENYRGFYWDTNRFEIDEACFKGVDAIINLAGSSIAKRWTSSYKKVILGSRVNSILTLKKGLVQADVKVRTIVSSSAIGIYPDSGVNYYEESFSGIDQSFLGTIVEKWEATAEELKECTDSLAVIRTGLVLSGDGGALPKMVRPVNNYVGSPFGNGQQWQSWIHITDLARIFLFAIKHQMSGVYNGVAPNPVTNEKLIRSIAEVLEKPILFPKVPAFILQFVLGEMSHAVLASQRVSSKKIQEEGFGFKYPNLQGALREIILGYKKSQFNEELA, from the coding sequence ATGCGTATATTGATTACAGGGGCCACAGGACTGATCGGTCGGGAAATAGTAAAGCTTTGCAGACAGCAAGGAATAGCTGTCCATTACCTTACTACAGACAGCTCTAAGATTGTTTCCAGGGAAAATTACAGAGGGTTTTACTGGGATACGAACCGTTTTGAGATAGATGAAGCCTGTTTTAAGGGGGTGGATGCTATTATCAATCTGGCCGGTAGTTCTATTGCTAAGCGTTGGACGAGTTCATACAAGAAAGTAATACTGGGTAGCAGGGTTAATAGTATTTTGACACTTAAAAAAGGTTTGGTTCAGGCTGATGTAAAAGTAAGGACTATTGTTTCTTCATCCGCTATAGGCATATATCCTGATTCAGGTGTTAATTATTATGAAGAAAGTTTTTCGGGAATAGACCAGTCTTTTTTAGGGACTATAGTAGAAAAGTGGGAGGCAACAGCTGAGGAGTTAAAGGAATGTACTGATAGTCTGGCTGTCATTAGAACAGGTTTGGTGCTTTCGGGTGATGGAGGGGCTTTACCTAAAATGGTGCGGCCGGTAAATAATTATGTAGGGTCACCATTTGGGAATGGACAACAGTGGCAAAGCTGGATTCATATAACCGATCTTGCCCGTATTTTTTTATTTGCTATCAAGCATCAAATGTCAGGTGTTTATAATGGAGTAGCCCCTAATCCGGTGACTAATGAAAAATTAATCAGAAGTATTGCTGAGGTTTTAGAGAAGCCAATTCTTTTTCCAAAAGTTCCAGCGTTTATATTGCAGTTTGTTTTAGGGGAAATGTCTCATGCAGTTCTTGCAAGTCAGCGGGTAAGTTCAAAAAAGATTCAAGAAGAAGGTTTTGGGTTTAAGTATCCTAATTTGCAGGGGGCATTAAGAGAGATCATTCTGGGGTATAAAAAAAGCCAATTCAACGAAGAATTGGCCTGA